The following proteins come from a genomic window of Dreissena polymorpha isolate Duluth1 chromosome 1, UMN_Dpol_1.0, whole genome shotgun sequence:
- the LOC127873103 gene encoding uncharacterized protein LOC127873103 gives MDELENNEINLLFSSIFDFDDFFNEMNEQDDDSASKSQEITSAAPTAGAATSAPHPLVTASTQEEKEQNPTSTPTRNFRSVSVDSFLLENENLNTKKKTDNDIRLFKTFLKSHKNEARNIETIPPHELNPLVCEFLLGVTKKDGSEYEPTSLRAFLSSIDRHLRHMNYKHSLINDPEFAKVREVLKSKQKALKKEGYGNKPHQAQALTNEHIEAMYAAKTLGESSPRALLHSLWLICTTHFGMRTGKEIHTLCWGDVSLGIDFETGEEFITFDTERQTKTRTGENPRDIRKVKPRAYAVPEQPDRDPVHLYKLYANKRPVDMMTEDSPFFLTPGNKTQQCWFRKSAMGINKLYSIMTEMKTDAGIQEPRITPYSARKHLIQKLNDENVPAHQIIQISGHRNINSLNNYSSLNKEQSKNISKILSHSNQSVEKHNRTATATASATPASSDFPMARGFFVNSHFQGNVTFNFHNSESYMGLSQTQNVVNHQRQSPSRTPAVTADSPVQRHYKRIRLIAESDSD, from the exons atggatgaattggaaaacaatgaaataaatcttcttttctcaagtatctttgactttgatgacttttttaatgaaatgaatgaacaagatgatgacagcgcttcaaaatcacaagaaataacatcagcagcaccaacagcaggagcagcaacatcagccccacatccactggtaacagcatcaacacaggaagaaaaagaacaaaacccaacatcaacaccaacaaggaatttcagatctgtaagtgtggatagctttctgcttgaaaacgaaaatttaaatacaaaaaagaaaaccgacaatgacatcagacttttcaaaactttcctaaaaagtcacaaaaatgaggcaagaaatattgaaactatacctcctcatgaattgaaccctctggtctgcgagtttttgttgggtgtgactaaaaaagatggatcagagtatgaacccacatctttgagggcatttttaagctcaatcgacaggcatttaaggcacatgaactacaagcactctttgataaatgaccctgaatttgccaaagtgagggaagtattaaaaagtaaacaaaaagctctgaaaaaagaaggttatggaaataaaccgcatcaagcccaggcattaacaaatgaacatattgaagctatgtacgcagctaaaactctgggagaatcaagcccaagagctctattacactcactgtggcttatatgtacaacccattttgggatgagaaccggcaaggaaattcacaccctatgctggggtgatgtcagccttggaatcgattttgaaactggtgaagaattcatcaccttcgacactgagcgtcagacaaaaacccgtactggtgaaaatcctagggatataag gaaagtcaagccacgggcatatgcagttcccgaacaacctgacagagatccggtgcatctctacaagctatatgccaacaaacgccctgttgacatgatgacagaagacagccccttcttcttaactcctggcaacaagacacagcaatgctggttcaggaagtctgccatgggaataaacaagctatacagcataatgaccgagatgaaaacagatgctggtattcaagagccaagaatcaccccatacag tgcaagaaagcacttgattcagaagctgaatgacgagaatgttcctgctcatcaaataatacagatttcagggcacagaaatattaacagcttaaataattacagcagtttgaacaaggaacagtcaaaaaatatttcaaaaatactttctcattcaaaccagtcagttgaaaagcacaaccgcacagccactgccactgcgtcagccacacctgcatcaagtgattttccgatggcccgaggattttttgtcaactcacatttccagggcaatgtaacatttaattttcacaactctgaatcttacatgggcctttcccagacacagaacgtagtcaatcaccagaggcaatctccatcccgtacaccggcggtaaccgcagattcccctgtacagcgacactacaagcgaatccgtcttattgcagagagtgacagtgattga